A region from the Prionailurus viverrinus isolate Anna chromosome E2, UM_Priviv_1.0, whole genome shotgun sequence genome encodes:
- the LOC125153793 gene encoding protein FRG2-like-1, which translates to MDSGTEGSEPRSSSVRHPTDRPPCHQNSFPESGSDVEEKALEGKEETLLSPLRESRTQRRGSEPRTEEEDPRESEPKRDSCISGSESEGCFSWEGSGKRKAISSDSTCPPAAGASPAGERSVTPGKRKRTTPDLGQGSESEETVGAQRRRRGARGAGRGRRSRCRSPGDRPPPLRKRLVTAVRALSEAVSQDVAGAWEQRERSPLTWEQRSELGRLWAPLCAALQTVYTMANQAAYVFPAESWLVPAPPPGPRAPAGGTGEAWGSPREGYRASPPRVGSEAARAPEGTRAGTELRAQPPR; encoded by the exons ATGGACTCTGGAACTGAAGGCTCAGAGCCCCGCAGCTCATCCGTGCGACACCCCACTGACCGGCCGCCCTGCCACCAGAACTCGTTCCCAGAAAGCGGCTCAGATGTGGAGGAGAAAGCactggaagggaaagaggagacgTTACTGTCGCCGTTGAGAGAGAGCCGCACCCAAAGGCGAG GGTCAGAGCccaggacagaggaggaggatccCAGGGAAAGTGAGCCCAAAAGGGACAGCTGCATTTCCGGATCAG AATCGGAAGGCTGCTTCAGTTGGGAGGGCTCCGGCAAGAGGAAAGCCATTTCCAGCGACAGCACCTGCCCCCCAGCAGCAG GGGCCTCTCCAGCAGGTGAGCGCAGTGTGACTCCGGGAAAGAGGAAACGGACGACGCCGGACTTGGGCCAGGGCAGCGAGAGCGAGGAGACCGTGGGTGCCCAGCGCAGGAgacgcggggcgcggggcgccgGGCGCGGCCGGCGGAGCAGGTGCAGGTCCCCGGGAGACCGGCCGCCCCCACTTCGGAAGAGGCTGGTGACCGCCGTGCGCGCCCTGTCTGAGGCCGTCAGTCAGGACGTGGCTGGGGCGTGGGAGCAGCGGGAGCGTTCCCCGCTGACCTGGGAGCAGCGCTCCGAGCTCGGGCGGCTCTGGGCACCTCTGTGCGCGGCCTTGCAGACCGTCTACACCATGGCCAACCAGGCGGCCTACGTCTTCCCTGCAGAGAGCTGGCTCGTCCCAGCCCCGCCGCCGGGCCCCCGGGCTCCAGCTGGGGGTACAGGAGAAGCCTGGGGCTCCCCCCGCGAGGGATACAGGGCCTCCCCTCCCCGGGTCGGGAGCGAGGCCGCCCGCGCCCCGGAAGGCACCCGCGCTGGCACAGAGCTGCGCGCGCAGCCCCCGCGGTGA
- the LOC125153787 gene encoding vomeronasal type-1 receptor 4-like: MASRDLVIGVIFLTQTVVGILGNFSLLYYYIFLSFTGCRLRPTDLIVKHLVAANSLSLLCKGVPQMMAAFGWNNFPGDFGCKLLFYLPRIGRGVSIGSTCLLSAFQAITISPQNARGTKLKRKALKYIDFSIFLCWTVYMLVNIICPIHVTGKRNNMSISMRKDLQYCSGTTSNKITQLLHAVLLSFPDVLCLGIMVWASGHMVFILHRHRQRVQHIHSTNVSPGSSPESRATQSILVLVSTFVCFYSLSTICQVFIAVFDNPSWLLVNVSALISGCFPTACPFVLMNCNSCVSRFYLPWLRNTTSTKVITNA, translated from the coding sequence ATGGCCTCCAGGGATTTGGTCATAGGAGTGATCTTCCTAACCCAAACTGTGGTCGGAATCTTGgggaatttctctcttctttactaTTATATCTTCCTCTCTTTCACTGGGTGCAGGTTGAGGCCCACAGATTTGATTGTCAAACACCTGGTTGCAGCCAACTCCTTATCCCTCCTCTGTAAAGGAGTCCCCCAGATGATGGCAGCTTTCGGGTGGAACAATTTTCCAGGTGATTTTGGATGCAAACTTCTTTTCTATCTTCCCAGAATAGGCAGGGGTGTGTCCATAGGCAGCACCTGCCTCTTGAGTGCCTTCCAGGCCATCACAATCAGCCCCCAGAACGCCAGGGGGACAAAACTTAAAAGGAAAGCTCTCAAGTACATTGACTTCTCTATATTCCTGTGCTGGACCGTCTACATGCTGGTAAATATCATTTGCCCTATCCATGTGACTGGCAAACGGAACAACATGAGCATCTCAATGAGAAAGGATTTGCAATACTGTTCGGGGACAACTAGTAACAAAATCACACAATTGCTACATGCAGTGTTGTTATCATTCCCTGATGTGTTATGTTTGGGGATCATGGTCTGGGCCAGTGGCCACATGGTCTTCATCCTGCACAGGCACAGGCAGAGGGTCCAGCACATTCACAGCACTAATGTCTCCCCCGGATCCTCTCCTGAGTCCAGAGCCACCCAGAGCATCCTCGTCCTGGTGAGCACCTTTGTGTGTTTCTACTCCCTCTCCACCATCTGCCAAGTCTTTATTGCTGTTTTTGATAATCCCAGCTGGTTGCTGGTGAACGTCTCTGCCTTGATCAGTGGATGTTTCCCAACTGCCTGCCCCTTTGTTCTCATGAACTGTAACTCCTGTGTGTCCAGGTTCTACCTTCCCTGGCTGAGGAACACAACATCCACGAAAGTGATAACAAACGCGTAA